The Clostridium septicum genome contains a region encoding:
- the yjeM gene encoding glutamate/gamma-aminobutyrate family transporter YjeM codes for MKGNKNNTSKLTLSALILMIFTSVYGFNNIPRAFYLMGYSAIPWYILSAITFFIPYAFMMAEYGAAFRKEKGGIYSWMEKSVGPKYAFIGTFMWFASYLIWMVSVSSSIWVPLSNLIFGTDKTETWSLFGLNAPRTLAILGCIFIVLITFISSKGLKSIAKIASIGGVFVSSANIVLIIGALIVLVFNGFNMAQPISAAEFIHSPNPNYQTPLGILSFLVFALFAYGGLEAVGGLVDKTENPKVVFPRGIKIAALVIAVGYSLAILFVGFFINWKSILSSSNVNMANVSYIVIKNLGIELGRVFNLSPDNTVILGAWFARFIGLAMFLALTGAFFTLIYSPLKQLIEGTPSEIWPKRWTIKDENDMPVNAMWVQCIIVVSIILISSFGGKSAGVFLDYLILMGNVAMTIPYMFLSFGFIYFKRKKEIQKPFEIYKNPIVTNVTAIIVTFTVGFANFFTILQPALETKDYISTLFQLIGPLFFGFVGFLLYYIYEKKYIKNNS; via the coding sequence TTGAAAGGTAATAAAAATAATACAAGCAAATTAACTTTAAGCGCTCTTATTCTTATGATTTTCACATCAGTTTATGGTTTTAATAATATTCCAAGGGCTTTTTATTTAATGGGTTATTCCGCTATTCCTTGGTACATACTATCTGCCATAACATTTTTTATACCATATGCATTTATGATGGCTGAATATGGAGCTGCTTTTAGAAAAGAAAAAGGTGGAATATATTCTTGGATGGAAAAATCTGTTGGGCCTAAATACGCATTTATAGGAACATTCATGTGGTTTGCATCTTATTTAATTTGGATGGTAAGCGTATCTTCTTCTATCTGGGTTCCTTTATCTAATTTAATATTTGGTACAGATAAAACAGAGACTTGGTCTTTATTTGGATTAAATGCTCCAAGAACATTAGCTATACTAGGTTGTATATTTATAGTTTTAATAACTTTTATATCCTCAAAAGGTCTTAAAAGTATTGCTAAAATAGCATCTATTGGTGGGGTTTTTGTAAGTAGTGCTAACATAGTTTTAATTATTGGTGCATTAATAGTTTTAGTATTTAATGGATTTAATATGGCACAACCAATAAGTGCAGCTGAGTTTATTCACTCACCTAATCCTAATTATCAAACCCCTTTAGGTATACTTAGCTTTTTAGTCTTTGCATTATTTGCATATGGTGGACTAGAAGCTGTAGGTGGTTTAGTTGATAAAACTGAAAATCCTAAAGTTGTTTTTCCAAGAGGAATTAAAATAGCAGCTTTAGTAATTGCTGTTGGTTATTCTTTAGCAATTCTTTTTGTAGGTTTCTTTATTAATTGGAAATCTATATTAAGTTCTTCAAATGTAAATATGGCTAATGTATCATATATTGTTATAAAGAATCTAGGAATTGAACTTGGTAGGGTTTTTAATCTTTCACCTGATAATACTGTAATTTTAGGTGCTTGGTTTGCACGTTTTATTGGCCTTGCTATGTTTTTAGCCTTAACAGGGGCTTTTTTTACTTTAATTTATTCACCATTAAAACAATTAATTGAAGGAACACCCTCTGAAATTTGGCCAAAAAGATGGACAATAAAAGATGAGAATGATATGCCTGTTAATGCCATGTGGGTGCAATGTATAATAGTAGTTTCTATAATACTTATTTCATCTTTTGGTGGTAAAAGTGCAGGTGTGTTTCTTGATTACTTAATATTAATGGGTAATGTTGCTATGACTATTCCTTATATGTTCTTATCTTTTGGCTTTATCTATTTTAAAAGAAAAAAAGAAATTCAAAAACCTTTTGAAATATATAAGAATCCAATAGTAACTAATGTAACTGCCATTATAGTTACATTTACAGTAGGGTTTGCAAATTTCTTTACTATACTACAGCCAGCATTAGAAACTAAGGATTATATTTCAACATTATTTCAACTTATAGGACCTCTTTTCTTTGGATTTGTAGGTTTCCTACTTTATTATATTTATGAAAAAAAATATATAAAAAATAATTCTTAA